Proteins found in one Quercus robur chromosome 2, dhQueRobu3.1, whole genome shotgun sequence genomic segment:
- the LOC126713860 gene encoding uncharacterized protein LOC126713860 has protein sequence MGGVTSSIAAKFAFFPPTPPSYTLISEDDTSSLETQPVRFSIPEVPRKNNVEVLKLRTRKGNDIVAIHVKHHKPSATLLYSHGNAADLGQMFELFVELSNRLRVNLMGYDYSGYGQSTGKPSECNTYADIDAAYKCLKEQYDVKDEQLILYGQSVGSGPTLDLASRIPNLRGVVLHSPILSGLRVLYPVKRTFWFDIFKNIDKIGMVNCPVLVIHGTSDEVVDWSHGKQLWELCKEKYEPLWLSGGGHCNLELYPEFIKELKKYVQTISKSKATTNGSKKPTVESDNQSKASETGTADTFELSSDVPEVSRNSLDSRLEKSRKSNKPEKSRMSTDRVDRFRRRKGLVW, from the exons ATGGGCGGAGTCACGTCGTCGATCGCGGCCAAGTTCGCTTTCTTCCCTCCGACCCCACCATCTTACACTCTGATCTCAGAAGACGACACGTCGTCGTTGGAAACTCAACCTGTTCGCTTCTCTATTCCTGAGGTTCCTAGGAAAAACAACGTGGAGGTACTCAAGCTTCGGACCAGAAAAGGCAACGATATCGTAGCTATTCATGTTAAGCATCACAAGCCTTCCGCTACTCTGCTTTACTCTCATGGAAATGCTGCTGATTTGGGTCAGATGTTTGAGCTTTTCGTTGAACTTAGCAATCGACTTCGTGTCAATCTCATGGG GTATGATTACTCTGGTTATGGACAATCAACTGGAAAG CCATCTGAATGTAATACGTATGCTGATATTGATGCAGCATATAAATGCCTTAAGGAGCAGTATGATGTTAAAGATGAACAATTAATATTGTATGGTCAATCTGTTGGTAGCGGCCCCACCCTTGATCTTGCTTCAAGAATACCAAACTTGAGAGGAGTGGTTTTACATAGCCCAATTTTGTCTGGGCTGAGAGTACTGTACCCAGTCAAAAGAACATTctggtttgatatttttaag aATATTGACAAAATTGGCATGGTGAACTGTCCTGTTCTTGTTATACAT GGGACTTCTGATGAAGTTGTGGATTGGTCCCATGGGAAGCAGCTTTGGGAGCTTTGCAAGGAAAAGTATGAACCCTTGTGGTTAAGTGGAGGTGGACATTGCAATCTTGAGCTTTACCCAGAGTTCATTAAAGAACTAAAGAAATATGTACAGACCATTAGCAAATCAAAAGCAACCACAAATGGTTCTAAAAAACCTACAGTAGAATCTGATAATCAGAGCAAAGCATCTGAAACTGGAACTGCAGATACATTTGAATTAAGTTCAGATGTTCCAGAAGTTTCTAGAAACAGTTTAGATAGCCGACTTGAGAAGTCCAGAAAATCAAACAAGCCTGAAAAGTCTCGTATGAGCACTGACCGTGTTGACAGGTTTAGACGAAGAAAGGGCTTAGTCTGGTGA